The Synechococcus sp. CC9605 sequence AACTATGGGCATACAAACCAGTCCACAGATCAGGGAGTCGGGGGCGGTAAGCCTGCTCAAGCTTCTTGCCGTCGGGGAACAGACGATTTTTTATGTCTGAAGATTCAAGGTAGACCTGTAAGTATTGTCCATCAACGAGGGAAGTTAGAACTTGCGGAGAAGAAGCAGCACCAGCCAAAACAGAAGCAGATGAACCGTCCAATGGAGCTGCCTGTTGAATCACAAACTCAGAGACAGACGTATAACGGTCTCGACCAATGACAAAGCAGTAAAAGGCTGATGTTGCCAAAAAAGCCGAGATCACAATCCGGGGCTTTGCGAAACTGGCAAGCCGCTCACGCCATAAAGTAATGAGTTGATTTGACTCGAAAGACTCAGCAAATTTAAATGATGAAGACAATTTCTTAGAGGTGTTAGAGAAAGTATTGGAACGCTGGTTTGACTCAGGCATGACTCAAATTCAATTTAGGCAATGGAACAGGGAGAAAATCAGGTGGTTAGTCATCAACTGACTCAAGGAGCAAGGACTCATTCGTCCTATAAAGAATCAGGGAAAATCCTAAAAGTATCAGTGAACACCAAATGAGGTATGACAATGAAATATCAGGAATTGGGTATTCATTATTTAGAGAATACCGGAAAAGCTCAACTGCATGAAGAACAGGATTCCATGTAACAAATGGCCTTGAATACAAGGGGAGCTCAAAAGTGGCGAAAAACAGACCGGATGTAAAAATAAGAATACGATTAATAAGACGTTTAATCAACCGAGTAATAAATTTGTTGTAACTACCAAGAAAGACAAGACAGATACCAAATCCTATTGCCATCACAACAGTTAGCAGATAAATGCACAGAGCCAACCCAGGACTGTCCATTCGAAAATCCCATGTAAGACCCCATATCAGTGCCATAAGGCCAAGAGTGAGGGTCAACAAAGCCCTAACATTGTTGAGTGACAAAGCTAAAAGTATGTCCAGCGGCTCAATACGCTTGTAATATAACGGAGATCTCAATTTCAAGCCGGATAGTGCTTGTATAGCCAGCTGTCTAAAAGGAAAATAAATTGTAAACCCAGCAGCCATAAAAATAACAATGTTGAAATATAGGCTTGTAGCACTACCACCTAACGACCCACCAGACATCAGATATCGAAATCCAATACGGATCCCGATAAAGAACAGCATGATCTGCAACGGATTAATCAGACTCTCCCAAGAGCCAACTGAGCTACTGGTTGATTTCCGATCGTTCTCATAGGCCGCGAGAGCAAGGATTGTCGAAATCTGTCTCGCCATTGCAGCCAAAAATCTTCTAAGAAAGATCATAATATTATCCATGCTTAAATATCCATTGCATCATCAGTGGAGTCTGAATTGCTCAAATTTAAGTCAACCTCAAAGCTATCATCTTCAGATTCTAATACACTGGAACCCTCTAGGTTTTGATCTGCCCACTGGATGGCATCTGCAAGAGGGCCCAAAAAGAGAATTTGACCTAGAGGACCCAGAACCAGGCCATCTGTACAGAATTCGCGCTGGAACTGAACATTCGCCGAAGTAGAAAAAAGCATTTTTCCCTCGATCTGCCTCAACAACAACTCTTTAAGCGGCTTGGCAGGCTTGGACATTAAAAATCTTGTCTTAGGGATTAAATAGCAGTCGAATGAAAAAATTACAGACAAGGCTAAACTGAAGAAATCCTTCTGGTCTCTTGAAAGCTCCTTAATTACAAGGCCTGGCTCAATACCAGTATCTGACAAGATGTTCCAAAATTTATCAATGCTGACGAGAGATTGGTCAAGACAATCGTTGTAGACGGTCGATAGAAAGCTGAAAGCATGGGAAACCCGCAGCTTTCTATCCAATCCTCCATCTCCTCCAACAGGCCAGCCAATCACACTGTTACCAACAATTTGACCTGTCACTGGTGAAACAAGGCCAGACATAGATGCAATCAACTGATAACGAAGAAAAGAATTGTTCGTAATAATTGCAATCCTCTTTCTACTATCACAAACCCAGTTCCAAGGAGTTTCAAACGAAATCTGGGGGTTCGACTTATCGCAGCGGAGTGAGAAATCTTGGAACCTCAACACTGGGTTAATTGAAGCTGTCACTACTACCACTAAACCAGGTGGGGAGAGATTTTGTTTGTGAACATACCACCATCAAACAAAGCAGCTTTATGGGTGACGTGCAATCCAATTAAGTGCACCTTTCCTTAATCCAGTGCGGCACCGCTTTTCCAAGCGATCCGTCACCAAACGCAGTGCGACATCTCCGGTGCGTTGCATCAGCCGCTCCGGTACGAGTGCCCCTGCTCCCCTCGGAGACAGTTCAAGGCTGAGATCAGCCTTAGCCATCAGCCGTTCCTGCTCGGGACGAATCCAGGCCTGGCACTGGAACTGCACAAGATCCTGAAAGCGCCCAAGGCCATGAATCGTGCAGTGCTCAAAAAGAATGGTGAGTTGGTCGCCATCCCAGCTAGAGCGGAACACCACCTCAGGCTGCAGCTGAAAATTCAACAACTGATACGGCCGGGATGCATAAAGGAAGCGGCCATCCGCGAGCCGCTCCACCTTTTTGCGGTTCAACAGAGCCTTCAGTGGGCGCCCAGGCTGCGCCAGGTAGCCCTGCAACTGAGGCAAGGATGCATCAGGCACCAGTACATCGATGCCATGGGAGCGGTGAACCTGCACCGAAAACCACCGAAACAGTTGCTGCGGAACCATGGCACGACCAACGGACAGTGATCACGGATGATCGAAGCATCACTCGATCGCGCCGAAGATCAGATGACGCAGCCATTCAGGATTGAAACCGACAGCCTGGGTGGCATTGAGGTGGCGTCCGAAGCTCTCTGGGGAGCCCAGACCCAGCGCTCGCTTCAGAACTTCGCCATCAGCGACGAACGAATCCCGCTCGAGATCATCCAGGCTCTGGCCTGGATCAAGCGCTCCTGCGCCACGGTGAACGGCCAGCATGGGCTCCTGAGCTCTCAACAGGTTGAACTGATCTGCACGGCGGCCGATGCGATTGCCGCTGGCCAGCACAACAATCAGTTCCCGCTGCGGGTCTGGCAGACCGGAAGCGGGACCCAGACCAACATGAACGTCAACGAGGTGATCAGCAATCTGGCGTCTCAGGCTTCAGGCACCGCCCTCGGCAGCCACAGCCCAGTGCACCCGAATGACCACGTCAATCGATCGCAGTCCACCAATGATGTGTTTCCCGCGGCCATCCACGTTGCCGCGGCCAAGCACCTGAAGGAGGGACTGCTGCCGGCGCTCGATGCCCTGGTGCAGTCCTTGGATACCAATGCCCAGGCCTGGATGCCGATAATCAAGATTGGCCGCACCCATCTGCAGGATGCTGTGCCCCTGCGTCTTGGTGATGAAGTGGGCGCCTGGCGGGATCAACTCAAACAAGCCCAGGCATGGCTGGAAGGCTGTCTGGTGAGCCTCGGCGACCTCCCGCTTGGGGGCACCGCAGTCGGCACAGGGTTGAACACGCCACCGGGCTTCCGTCATGCCGTAGCGGAAGAGCTGAGCCGGGTCGCTGGCGTCGAGGTTCGTCCCGCTGAGAACCTCTTCGCGGTGATGGCCGGCCATGACGCCCTCGTCCATGCGATGGGCCAACTGCGCCTGCTGGCGGTGGCCCTGCTCCGCATCGCTAACGACGTGCGTCTGCTGGCATGCGGCCCTCGAGCTGGGCTAGGCGAGTTGCAGCTGCCCGCAAATGAACCCGGCAGCTCGATTATGCCGGGGAAAATCAATCCCACCCAGTGCGAGTCCATGGCCATGGTCTGCACCCAGGTGATCGGGCTCGATGGCGCCGTGGCAGCCGCCGGAGCAGGCGGCCATCTGCAGATGAATGTCTACAAGCCCTTGATCGGCTTCAACCTGCTGCAGTCGATCCGCATGCTCAAGGACGCCATGACCAGCTACCGCCAGAACCTGGTGGAGGGCTTGGAGCCAGATCGCGAGCAAATTCAGCGGTTCGTCGATCGCTCCCTGATGCTGGTCACCGCCTTAACCCCGAGCATCGGTTACGAGAAGGCCAGTGCCATCGCTCAGCATGCCCACCATCAGGGGCTGACGCTGAAGCAGGCGGCCCTGGAGCTTGGCCACATCAGCGAAGCCGACTTTGATCAGCAGGTGAATCCCGGCGCCATGGCCGCTCCAGAGGCCTGAACTCATGCCGCCCGCTCCGTTGCCGGGTTCAGCGCAGCGGAGGCCGGCACCAGATCCTCGGCTTCAGCCACGGGGAAGCGGTTGATCGCTTTCAGCGCCTGACGGGCATGGCTGCGCAGTTGCTCGCTAATTGCTTCGCAGTAGGGCACCTGGGCAAGGAGGTCCACGGTGCGGCGCATGATCCGAACCACATCGCCCTCGTCCAGGGAGGTGTTGGCGATCAGATCGCTCCAGGACGTTCCCCGCGCCCAGGCATCCACAAGGCCCATAAGCTCAGGTTCCCACCAGGCCGGCACCACCACACCGGCGCGTTCCTGGGCCCGCAGCAGCTCGCGACGCAGACCCGAAAGATCCTGCAGGGCTTCCTCCGCTGCAGCAGGTGGCGGGAAGCCACTCCACAGGTCGGGGCGGTTCACCTCGGTGCTGATCGCCTCGAACACCGCCGCCAGGTCGGGGGGGGAGAGGTCATCGAGATGGCCACTCATCAGCGCCAGCCCGAGCCAGAGTTCGTTGTCGCCCCGCAAGGCAGCAACGGTGCGGCCGATCTCCGTGGGATCCAGCTCATCGAGACATCCGAAGTGCTGCAGGATATCCATCAAGGCCAGGAAGGTTTCCCAGTGGCGGTTGGCCCGCTGATGCAGCTGCTGCTGCCGTTCAGCGATCTCCAGCTCCAGATCTTCCATGCGACGGCGGTGCTTCTTCAGCTGTTTGCGATCTCCCCAGCGATGGGCCGGATGCTGCTCCTGCTCCTGTTCGAGATCCCGCACCAGCCGGGCCTGGGTCAACACCTCCCCAGCCAGGTCGTATTGCGGGGTGGTCATGTCATGGCGCCGGGCCATGTGGGCCACGGCTAACGCCAAACCACCACTGGCCTGATCGCCATGGCGCAACTCACCGGAGCGGGACAGCTCCGGGACCTCGAGCCCATCCACCTGCAGGCAACTGAGCTCCGCATGGATGCTCACCACCGCCTGACAGGGCACCAGGATCCAGACGTTTTCATCGGTCAGGCAGAGCAGCAGCGGGAACTGACCAGGCCCCTTCACCTTCTCGACGATAACCGCGGGCGCGACGCGCCCCCGCAGCTGCGGGGATTTGAGGCTGACCAGGGTGCCGGTGCTGGCGAACTGCAGGGCCATCGTCAGCTCGTTGGCCAGCGTCTCCTCGGCCTGCTGCTGAAGGATGCGGAGCAAGCGCCGCTCTTCGCGGAGCCGCCCACGCATTTTTTCGTAATCCTCAAAGTCTTCCCAGGGGATGTCGCCGGCAACGCCCTCTAGCTGGCTGAGTTGCAACCGCAGCTGGGAGAGGTTGTCTTCGTCCTCCACGAGGTCCAGCCCCGCCAGATATCGGCCAAAACTGCGCTCCACCAACTCCCTGGCCTTGGCCAGATCGTGGCGCTGCAGCAGGTTGAGAACCATGCCGTAGCTGGGGGTGAACTGGCTCACCAGTGGGTCGGAGGGACTCGTCGCCAGCTGACCGGCTTCACGCACACCTTCGAACCGGCTCTGCACCGTCACGACGTAGCCCTGAGAGTCGAGACCACGCCGCCCGGCCCGGCCGGCCATCTGCAGGAACTCACTGCCCATGAGCGGGCGATGCCCCCGCTCGGTGCGCTTGGACATGGCCGCGATCACAGTGCTGCGGGCCGGCATGTTGATGCCGGCCGCAAGGGTCTCGGTCGCAAAGACCACTTTCACCAGTCCCTGCTGGAACAGCTCCTCGATCAACTCCTTCCAGGCCGGAAGAACACCAGCGTGGTGGGCAGCGATGCCCCGCAGCAGAGCGTCGGCGTGGATTCCATCCCGCACAGCCTCGGGGTTGTCGTTGCTGTAGGCCGTCAAGCGCGCCTTGATCCGCGCCTGCTCCTGCTTGCTGACCAGACACTGCACCCCCAGATCCCGAACCGCCTTGTCGCAGCCACGGCGACTGAAGATGAAATAGATGCCAGGGAGCATCTGCCGCTCGGCCATCTGGGCCACAACAAAGGTGATTGGTGGTGGTTCCGGCTGCGTCGGTCTCTGGGAACGCCCTTTGCGCTTGTGCCCTTTGGGAGCGCGCCAGACCTTGCAGTTGGGATGCAATCCCGTGCCGGCATCGTTGAGCAGTGGGTGCAGCCCCTTGGCGCTGCAGAAGCTGAACTGCAGTGGCACCGGCCGGTGGTCACTCATCACCAAGGTGGTCGGACCATGGACCTTATCGATCCAGTCGGTCAGCTGACCTGCATTGGCCACGGTGGCGGAGAGCGCGACCAGCTGCACCGTGGGTGGGGAGTGAATGATCGACTCCTCCCAGACCGTGCCGCGTTGGGAATCGTTCATGTAGTGACACTCATCGAGCACCACCGCTTCCACATCAGTCAGGGGATCGTCGTGCTCATCCGCCTCGGCGTAGAGCATGTTTCGGAAGATCTCCGTGGTCATCACAACGATGGAGGCCTCGCGATTCACGCTGAGGTCACCGGTCATCAACCCCACGTTCTCGGCACCGAACTGATCGCGGAAATCACGCAGCTTCTGGTTGGACAGAGCCTTCAGCGGCGTGGTGTAAAAGACCTTCTGGTCGTGGGCCAGAGCACGATGAATGGCGTATTCACCGATCAGGGTTTTGCCGGATCCTGTGGGCGCACTCACCACGACCGAATGTCCCTGGTTGAGGGCATCCATGGCCTCCAGCTGGAAATCATCCAGCGGGAAGGGAAAGATTTCCGAGGGATTCAGTGGGGCACTGCGATCGACATCGGGCTCGGATCGGGGCGTGGCCGGTGTCGATTGGTTCATCAAATGATCTTAAGGAGCCTGGCTGAGCACTCTTTTCAAACAAGCGATAAGACACGCCAATGCAATCAATCAGATGTGCCGACCTCCTTTGACGGAACCGAGGCAAATCATGAAAAGTGGCAACGGGAATGCTTCGAGCCTTGGTGAGCCCACCGGGGCTTTTTTTGTGCCTGCCTCTACTGCTGAGAAGGGTGACAGGGGCACTGCGCCAGTGCCATGACAGAGGGGTTTAGCGCTACTAACTGTGATCAGCACTCAGCTCACCAAGCCGCGGCCGGCTGAAGACACCCTGATCGATGCTCTGAGGGGCTGCCGCGACGTGAAGGAGCTGAAGGCCCTCGAACAACGCCTGGCATCCACCACCGATGCGCCACCGCTGTTCACCTGGATCTGCGATCTGCTCGTGGCACGACGCATCTCCCGTGGCCTCGCCGCCCGCCTGCTGTTCGAACTTCACGACGGGGGCTCGATTAGAGCGACCGACTAAGGCCAGCGACGCCTCCAGACGGCGGCACGGGCCGAGATGAGCACCTTGGATGTGACCAGGTCGGTACTGCACACCTGGGAGTGCTTCAACAACCAAAACTCGGTCGATCAGCTCCAACCGCTATGTCTAACCAGAAGCATTAAAAAATAAGGAGGTGCGCCCACCCATCCATGCCGACCGCCTTGCTAGGCCTGCTTCGACGTGGTGCTGGCCGAAAAGTTGGATGAATCCTTTCCGGTATGGCGCCGCTCCACCGGCAACCACTTCACGGGTCCCCACCATCGACCAGGAGGCCAGGGAATCAGACTGGATGTATGGAGCGGGAACGCCAAACGCCACCTTTACGGGAATGCGCCTGGCGTCGATACAGCAGGCCATAAACCCCAGGCCGAGGTCTGAGTTTGTTAGTCAATACGTCAGACGATCTCTTTACGGCCAGCCTTGATTTTCTCTTTGGCCGTAATGAGGCCATAGACGAGCAAGCCGAGAAGAGCAATGTTCACACCGATGAAGAACATCATGTCCATGGTGTTGTGGCGACTTGACCCGTGATAGTCCGGGATCGCATGGGGGCCTACCCGTCAGAAGACTCATTAATCGTGAGGAGAGGAGGCAGCCGTTGCCTCAACTGGAAAGCAGTGCACCACACTGGTAGGGCGAAACGGTGGCGGGATGAAATGGCTACTCCCTTCTTAGTCGGATGCTCTCAAGACACGATCCAGCCAGCGAGTCAGATTCTTGAAAGAGCAACCTTTCCGAGTGATCTTGGCCTTGGGAACGCACATTGCGTGTACAGCTGAGCCAGCCGTGTACTTCGCAGCAACTTCAGATAGTTCGATTGTCTTCCCGCAAACGCGGCAAGGGAGTTTTTTGACCAAGCAGGGATGCCTTTAGCCCTGTTGTAAGTGGTAGCCCTACGACGTTCAAAAAAGCCAGTTGTCGATACCGGCGTCACCAATTGGGTGACCACTGATCCAGTGACTCAGATGATCCCCGGGTTCAACGTTGACCTCGGCCTTTTGCCGGCTACGCCAGCTCGTAGAGGTTCATGGGTCTACGAGAGCCAAGCAGAAGCTGCAAAAGAAGGCGATCAGGTCTTGGCTGGAGGTAGGCATAGAGGCTCGAGAACGAGCACAATACGAAATGTAACGAATGCTTGCAGTGTGGCCGCATGGGTCATTTCGGAAAGCCTTCAGCGAACCTCGCATCCTTGGGTGGCAGCGTGATCGCTGCTGTCATCACTTCGGCTGTCTTTCTTAGCGACTCCAACGCTGGTGACTGCCCACGCAGCAAGTCAGCTGAAGCAACCTCCATAGAGACTCACCAGAAAGCTGACGAAAACTGAAGTCGAGGCCTGACGATGTCTATTGATGCCCGATGCCAGGAAGAGCAATCAGCCGCTGATCGCATGTTCATGGACTTCAAATACACCCGCCCTGGCTCGAAAGAGCAGTTACAGGCCTTAGCCACTCTGAGCTTCCTAATAGGAATGTGGGCCGACTTCCTCACGGCCGAAGAGAAAAGAATGGATCAAGTTTTGGCCCTAGAAGGCCGCTGAGCAGCAACGAAGGGAAACCCCGCTCGCGCGGGGGCCTTGGAGCGTTAACTCATGCAACAGAGATGATGTGAGGCGCAGCGGGGTAGCTCGTCGGCATTGGATCTGCCTTTCCTTCGGCCATCGCTTTGGCGCGGCGGTACATCTGGCTGTTGGTAGCCCCTTGAGCTTCCATGGCAGCTGCAACCACTGCCCAGTTCTTCGTTTCGGAGGTCATTGACTACAGAAAATTTCAACCCGCAAACCATCGCGAAATTGCTCCTTGTGCCGTGACGGAGGTATCCGCACAGCGGATTGCTCGCAGAAAGAGATCGAGATGACTGCGCAGAAGCTGTATCAGACCCTACGTCAAGCAATTTTGAGGATCTGTAATAATTCATGGAGCTGCTTTTTTTCAGTGCGCGAGGAAATAGTTGCGAGCCTTCACCTTGATTTGCGGTCTCTTAAACTTGAGTATAAAACGACCTGCGATGCGTTGAGAAATTGGCCTGGCGGACCTGCAGAGGAGCAAGAATTTCTCGAATACAAAAAACAAGAGCTTTTTCGAGCCTTGGTTGAGCACACCTTCCATGACGAACCTGTCTGATCATTTGCCAGATCCTCAGGAGCTGTAAGCCTTGGGCATCTACCTGGCAGAAGCAGGCAAGGTGGGCAGATGAAGCGTGTTGAGCCAGCGAGTTTCACCTGGCCATCATGTCTTTGGAAATAAAGAGTTTGTATGAATCGCCGTCGTCCTTGCGGGGATTTAACGAAGTCGTATCAGGCAATTGACTGACACCCAATCACAATCTGGTTGCAATCACCGCCGGTAGCGAAAAACCACTCACCCATCAGATCACCTGCGATTACCGCGAGGTTGTCGCCTCCAGACGGCGGCAAGGGCGCTGCCGATCAGGCAGTGAATCACCGCAGAGATGGCACCCGGCAACGCCGTGAGGGAACTGGCGAACCCGCCACTGCGGGCGAGCACCACGGCCAGTCCTGAGTTCTGCATTCCCACCTCGATGCTGATGGTGCGCTGGGCCTGCACGCTCTGCCCCACCAGCCGGGGAATCAGCCAGCCGAGCAGGAAGCCGCCGCCATGCAGCAGCAGGCAAGCCAGGATCAGCACGGCCCCCTGCTGAAGCAGCACACCCCTCTGACTGCCCACGATGCTGGAGACGATCATCACGATGGCCATCACCGCCATGGGAGGCATCACCGGCTCAATCCGCTGGGCCACACCGGGCAGGCCACGCTTGAGCAGCACCCCAATGGTGACGGGCAGCAACACCACCTGAAGCACGGCCAGGAACAGGGCCCAACCGTCCACCGGCACGTACTGGCTGGCCAACACCTGGGTGAGATGGGGGGTCAACACCACCGCCGTCAGGGTGCTGATCGTGGTCATGACCACCGAGAGCGCCACATCGCCACGGCCGATCAGAGCCACCACATTGCTGGCGGTCCCCCCCGGGCAGCAGCCGACCAGGATTAAGCCCACTGCAAGCGGGGCAGGCAGGTGCAGAGCCGCCGCGATCCCAGCGGCAAGGGCCGGCATCACCAGGAACTGCAGCAGCACCCCCAGCAGCACGGCGCGGGGGCGACGACCCACCCGCACGAAATCAGCGGGTGTCAGCCCGACGCCCATGCCCAGCATGATCACGCCGAGTCCAAGGGAGATCAGTAGCCCCTTGAACCAGATGAATAGCGGAGGATGGAGCAAGGCCAGCAAAGCTCCCAGCAACGTCCAAAGCGGAAACAGCAGCGTGAAACGCTCCCAGGTCATGACGATAAGAGGATTGAGGCCATCCTCGATCAGGGGGGATTCCAGACTGTTGTGATGCTGGACCACGCTTCTCCCATCCCTCCAGCCCGCCGCCGCCGCCTGCGGAGCTTGAATTCCGGCCAGGAGCCCTGGCAGCTGCAGGATCCAGCCGGGGCTGGCCAGCTCGTTGATGTGGCGAGCAACGACTACCTCGGGCTCAGCCGCCATCCCGACGTGATCGCAGCGGCGACGCAGGCCATGGCCTCCGATGGCGTCGGTGCCGGTGGATCTCGCCTGATCACCGGAACCCGACCACGCCATCTGGAGTTGGAGGCAGCTCTCGCCACCTGGTTGAACCGAGACCGGGTGCTGCTGTTCCCCAGCGGATTTCAAGCCAACATCGCTGCCTTAATGGCCCTGAGTGACAGGCACACCACGGTGTTGGTAGACCGGCTGATCCACCACTCGCTGCTGGCGGGCATTCGCACCAGTGGAGCGCGACTGCAACGCTTTGCCCACAACGATCTTGACGATCTCGGCCAGCGGCTCCAGCGGCTCAACTACGCCAGGACCCCTCCTCTGGTGGTGACCGAAAGCCTGTTCAGCATGGAGGGCACCAGCCCTGATCTGCAGGGCATGGCCGACCTTTGTGCCCGCCACGGTGCACAACTGCTGGTGGACGAAGCCCATGGGCTGGGGGTGCTGGGGCCTGGCGGCCGCGGGCTTTGCCATGGGCTCCAAGAGCCTGTGGCCTTGGTGTGCGGCACCTTCGGCAAGGCCTTCGGCAGCGGAGGTGCGTTTCTGGCTGGGGACCACACCACGATGGAGCGGCTGCTGCAAACCAGTGGGGCCTTCCGCTACACCACGGCCCTGGCCCCACCGCTGGTGGCAGGAGCCCAGGCGGCCCTGCGCTTGATCCAAGCCCACCCCAACTGGGGAAGCGAGCTGCGCCAGCGCTCGGAACATTGGAGGACGGCGCTGGCGAAAGAGGGCTGGGCGAAACCAGCAGGGCATGGCCCCGTTCTCCCCCTGTTGGTCGGTGACGACCAGGACGCGCTCGACCTCCAGCAAAAGCTGGAGCAGGCGGGGCTGCTGTCGGTTGCGATCCGGCCGCCCACCGTGCCGGAGGGAACCGCCCGCCTGCGCCTGGTGCTGCGGCGGGACCTGCCGGAGGGCACATTGGAGCAACTGCTCGCAGCCCTCGGCTCTCGATGATGCAGGTCCTGGCGATGCATGGTTGGGCTGGCCAGGCCGGCACCTGGTCCCACTGGCGTCAACGCTTTGAAGACGAGGGAGCGAAATGGTCCAGCGCAGACCGGGGCTACGGCGGCGGTGAAGCCGTTGCTCCGGGATGGCCCCCTGGCCCAGGACGCAACCTGTTGATCGCCCACTCCCTGGGGCTGCACCTGCTACCGGCAACTGTTCTGGCGCAGGCCGATGCGGTGGTTCTGCTGGCCAGCTTCAGCGCCTTTGTGCCCCAAGGGCGGGCAGGGCGTGCAGTGGCGGCGGCTCTGAAGGGGATGCAGGCGGCTTTAGGCACCGACCAGGAACTGACAATGCTGGAACGCTTCCTCGACAAAGCCGCTTCACCCCATGCCCGCAGCGCCCTGCCCCCAGCCCCCCTGCTGAAGGGTTTGACGAGCCTGGGGCGCCAGCGGCTGCAGCAGGATCTGAAGCTTCTGGCGCGCTGCCAGAACCTGCCAACGGGCTGGCCCGAAGCCGTGCCTGTGCTCGTGGTGCAGGGCGAACGGGACGCTGTGGTGCACGCCGCATCGGCGCAGAAGCTGATCGATGACCTCGGAGCGCTGCCGCTGACCCTGCATCGGGATCCGAAATGGGGCCACGCACTGATCACACCAACGGTGCTCTCGGCGGTGCAGCAATGGCTGGGGGCCCTGTGATTCGCCCCGACCAGGTGCTGGAGCGCTTCAGTCGCGCAGCACCGACCTACGCAGGCGAGGCGTTACTGCAACGGGCCATGGCCTGGCGCCTGGCCCAACTGAGCCGTCGCTGCTCCATCCGGCGCGGCCTATGGGCTGACCTGGGCAGCGGCACCGGTCATCTGGCCGCAGCCCTGGAAGTCGCTCATCCGGGACAGCAGGTGATCCGCCTTGATGGGAGTGCCGCGATGTTGAACAGCCACCCCCATGGAACACACACCCTGCGGTATGACCTGAGCCGCGGGTTACCGGACTGGAGTGAGCCACCGCAACTGCTGGCCTCCAGCTTTGTTTTGCATTGGTTGCCGGATCCAGCCCAGCAGCTTCGGCGTTGGGTGGATGCCCTGCCAAAGGGGGGCTGGCTGGCCCTGGCGGTGCCGGTGGCCGGGAGTTTTCCGCAATGGCAGCATGCCGCCTATGCAGCCAATCAAACCTGCACGGCCTTGTCCATGCCGGTGCGGGAGCAACTGATGGCAGCCCTGCCGCATGGCGTGGTGCAAAGGGACGAATGCCT is a genomic window containing:
- a CDS encoding serine aminopeptidase domain-containing protein — translated: MMQVLAMHGWAGQAGTWSHWRQRFEDEGAKWSSADRGYGGGEAVAPGWPPGPGRNLLIAHSLGLHLLPATVLAQADAVVLLASFSAFVPQGRAGRAVAAALKGMQAALGTDQELTMLERFLDKAASPHARSALPPAPLLKGLTSLGRQRLQQDLKLLARCQNLPTGWPEAVPVLVVQGERDAVVHAASAQKLIDDLGALPLTLHRDPKWGHALITPTVLSAVQQWLGAL
- a CDS encoding methyltransferase, producing the protein MGPRTDHTNGALGGAAMAGGPVIRPDQVLERFSRAAPTYAGEALLQRAMAWRLAQLSRRCSIRRGLWADLGSGTGHLAAALEVAHPGQQVIRLDGSAAMLNSHPHGTHTLRYDLSRGLPDWSEPPQLLASSFVLHWLPDPAQQLRRWVDALPKGGWLALAVPVAGSFPQWQHAAYAANQTCTALSMPVREQLMAALPHGVVQRDECLSFTQHAANPLRLLRPMSSIGASVTNGGQLSTGQWKAIFRAWPQADASAGFALTWRMWVLMVKR